The Anopheles maculipalpis chromosome 3RL, idAnoMacuDA_375_x, whole genome shotgun sequence genomic sequence ccaagaaaacaGATAGATAGAGACACAGAGAGACACAATTCTAACCACAAATGCTGCCTGTGTAAGATGTTCGAATAAGAAAATCTGCCCCCTGTATGCGTAAGGTTAGACGAAACACCAGTAGCAAAATGCAAGCGAAAGATGATATGATTTGCATTAGAATGATGCGAGAAATGCTGAGAAGAATGCAACGACCACACGAAGGATGCGAATGCATATTCCACACAAACCTGGCGCATTGGCCATCTCGGACGACGAAGCGGACGATGCTGCAGATGCTGATCCAGCGGCAGCAACGGCCATCGTAGTGGACATTGAAGAAGCTGGTGCCACTTTTGAGGGGGTTGCGGGAGGATCAACGAAAAGCTTTTTCTTCGCCGAGTCTGGATGCGGCACTGGGCGGCCAGTAGTTGAAGGTACCGTCGAAGCTACTGAAGGACCGGCACCGGAAGAACCTGCCACGCCGGATGAGCTGCCACCTGAACAGGAGGGTCGGGGAGGGACACATGTAATGGTTATTTGTGTGCACCGCGGTACAAAGGTACTAACGTTCGCATACGTGCTTCCTGAAACCGATCACTTCATACTGAAGAATTAGTTAACGATCCTTCAAACTTACCACGGGTACCGTTCGGTGTGTTGGGCATGGAATCAGCCTTCAGTGGCGTTACGCCGGCAATAGCGGCTCGCTGCTCAACGTCCTTGTTTTCCGGAATTTGataattttccttctccatACATTCCCACAATACCGACGAGCTTTTCCAGCTGATCGAATCAACAAGTTGTTCTTCAAtctaaaaccaaaaccaataCAAATATAAGACTTCATGAAGACGTTATGGAACTCTCCTTCTATCTTAAAAATCAAATGACATACCCTCCGCAGATGGTTAACAATGTCCGATGTGAAGATGTCACTGTTCGATGATACCGTCACCTCGATGATGTTGAAGAACTGAAACGGTTCCATGCCGAACACTTCCAAAATCCAGGGAAAGTTGTGCTGCTCCTGCCGCAGGAAGAAAATCACCTCGGCCCCGCACACGATCAGCGTTTCGTTGAAAATGCTGTTCGAGCACAAGTCAAAGATCGCCTTCGATACCGGCATCAATGGGCGCTTCTTCAGCTCCCACGGTATGATGTTCTCCAACAGCTGGTAGTACAGTGCCTCGATCGCAACGAACCGGCTCTCAGCCGACCGTCCATTCCAGCCTTCGTTTTCGGTGAGCTTGCTGACAAATCGCTGCCGCATCCGCACCACGTGCTCCAGCACGGTCGGCAGTGGGCTGGGCGTACAGTTTTGCATCAGCGCTAGAAACGATTCTCGCGGATGGCCCGGAATGTGGCCCtgaattttcttcaaaagttgcgtgtgtgtgccgcGCACAACGAACGCACCACCGTTAGTTGACAAATCCGCGGCGAATCCAACACGATTCACGCTGGAGGCAGCACCACTTTGGGCCGCCTTGATGCTAAGCGGGGTATAGGGATGGGCGCACCAGCGATTCCGCTGCTGACTCGTGGGCGAACTGCGACTGTTCAGTGCGATTCGTTCGTCCAACATGCCACACCGCAGGATGCTTCGTTCGTAGCGGCGGTTAAAGAGCTTAAGATTTTCCTCGAAATTCGGTACCGACACCAGACCCATGTAGGTCGTTGCTCCAGTGTCGGTTGTCACCCGCTTCGCTAACAGATCCCTTCCATCGTGCATCACCGACAGTGATGGGAGAAAGATGTTAAGATTCGTTTCTTCCACACTCTCAACCATGGTCGGACAATCAACGCACAGTAGCTCTGGTATGTTGATGCGCTTCGCTGCTTCGGCCGCTTCAGTTGTCCCATCGATCGTGGTGCCAGCCTCACTCAGTACGTTCGGGTTAACCAAATCCATGCGATCCTCAGCGACCACATTTCGATAGATGAGATCtatcacgcacacgcacagatCGATTGCGGTGGTTAAATCGTGCCTATGCTCATTGTGCTGCTCCTTTACGGTGAGAAACAGCAGCCAGCCAAACTCGCGAAGCTTGTTGTACGAGCAGGGATTTGGCTTCGATTTCTTGTTGCGCTTCGGCTCGTCCGGCACGATGTTGGCTTCGTTGAAGATGCGTGGGAACACCTCACGGTACACGGAGTACGTACGGTACGCGACGGAAAACGCGTGTTTCAATTTCTCCACCTCCAGCTGCAGGTGAGTTGGCAGCGAACGAATCTCGGCCCATTGTGACACATTGTCGAAAAATTGTTGGATgctgcaaaacaataaaattaaaaagaaaccccGCGTTAGCCGATAAAACATTCACATTTGTATGGGCAGTACACAATCGGTCATACTTGATACTGCACTGCGACAGCAAGTTTGTAATGTTCACCCCGTTGCCCTGTATCAAGTGGTTCGGATGACCGACGGCCGGTAGCTCCTGAAGGCAGGCTACGTACAGCGAGCAACACATCCAGTGCTTCGGGTCTCCCTGTATACAAACGACAAAAGGACAGAATAGGTAAGATTTGCGGGgagaaaacataattaaaaacatttattaagcACAGAAAAGTTAACTTTCTGGATGATCAAAATATCGTATTTAAAATCCAACACCAGAGTGTTGTGGTTCAGGGACAATAACCTTCTTTGTAGATGCATTTTTCACATACCCACTTCTTCTTTCGTGCCGGATGCGCGGCTTTCGATCGATGTTGAACGGCTATTTAACTTTTTCTACTAAATCTACGATTGATGCGCCCTCCCAAGACGAGA encodes the following:
- the LOC126563552 gene encoding retinoblastoma family protein-like, with protein sequence MSSKEETVPNPLDGERETHREICRALNIDADTEKQSWCSYERARSQYDLTVNPKHWMCCSLYVACLQELPAVGHPNHLIQGNGVNITNLLSQCSINIQQFFDNVSQWAEIRSLPTHLQLEVEKLKHAFSVAYRTYSVYREVFPRIFNEANIVPDEPKRNKKSKPNPCSYNKLREFGWLLFLTVKEQHNEHRHDLTTAIDLCVCVIDLIYRNVVAEDRMDLVNPNVLSEAGTTIDGTTEAAEAAKRINIPELLCVDCPTMVESVEETNLNIFLPSLSVMHDGRDLLAKRVTTDTGATTYMGLVSVPNFEENLKLFNRRYERSILRCGMLDERIALNSRSSPTSQQRNRWCAHPYTPLSIKAAQSGAASSVNRVGFAADLSTNGGAFVVRGTHTQLLKKIQGHIPGHPRESFLALMQNCTPSPLPTVLEHVVRMRQRFVSKLTENEGWNGRSAESRFVAIEALYYQLLENIIPWELKKRPLMPVSKAIFDLCSNSIFNETLIVCGAEVIFFLRQEQHNFPWILEVFGMEPFQFFNIIEVTVSSNSDIFTSDIVNHLRRIEEQLVDSISWKSSSVLWECMEKENYQIPENKDVEQRAAIAGVTPLKADSMPNTPNGTRGGSSSGVAGSSGAGPSVASTVPSTTGRPVPHPDSAKKKLFVDPPATPSKVAPASSMSTTMAVAAAGSASAASSASSSEMANAPGHGTSNDSQSISSFSSPQRCANDNNPPSIETRRLNFFFRKMYQVAYERLCNLCQNLGIVSEEIQKLIWTILEFTITKCSKELMRDRHLDQLLMCAVFVTIRIKRLSNTFMQIMRCYHSQPQANSSIYRSVFIRYENGTPPSEENGGANGGEQQQEQAGETERLPVTEMSGTSVQYDREVYGDIIKFYNDIYVRTVHQLAFQYYNTDISQASLFLSPTPKSQVRNIQKSPRQISSGINLFVSTTSKIESLKDSPNVRVITFPSSPGQSPTIHDRKVPVLVREKPGDTVVRKLIEPAAFEPTLPSKLRRLDKIHQERQHQDHESSENE